The DNA segment GTCCATCTTCACGAGAGACTTTTAATGTAATTTGTGGTCTCCATGCGATCACTAATTCTGTAGGAATAAGTGATAATCCACCGTTATCTTCATCAAAAACATTTTTTGCTTTATCATTTAATTGATCTTTATAGTTATCTATCCATGACCAGTCTAAATTTGATCGTTGAATTGGAAATGATTTAATTGAAGTTTTAATTTCGATGGACATAAAGTTGTATTGTTCTGCATTTCTGTATTCGAAATTGCCTGATCCGTTAATATCAACTTTAACAATTCCTTTTTGAAAGCCCACATCAGCTTCACTCATAACTGCTGTAAAATCTGTAAGTTTTCCAGACTTCAATTCAATAGATTCTTCCACCGTTTGATCGTAGTTATTTTTCCAATCTGAAATTGTTGAGTCAAGACCCTGGATAGTGGAGAATGGCTCATTTTCTTCAGTTATTTTCTTTATAAGATCATTGACATCATTATAGTCATCAGGGTATTCATCTTTTTTTATTATATCTCTAACAGCTTTTAAGAAACCGACATAAGCATTCTTAATACTTATTGCAGTGGCTGCTGAGTAAATATCAGTTCCATTGAAAGGTCTATAATCAGTAACTTGATTATATGTTGAAGACTCTATTTTATTAGAAAAGCTTGGATCACAAAACTGAATAACAAAGTTGCTTCCTGCAGGGCTACTTATATCATTATTTTCAATCAAATTTTTTAGTAGAGAAAAGTAAGCTAGCCATCCTTTATCTTTAACTTCTATTTGTTGATCAGGCATAATGTTACCTCCAATTTTATATTTATAAATTTTAAATTACATATATTAGATCAGTAATTTTATTCTGGTACTGAATCTTCACATCTTAAACAACCTGTTAATTTTTTTATTAATACGTTACTAACAAGGCAATGATGCTTATTAGTTTTTGTTGGATCTTCCTTTATGTTGTTTATTCCTATATTTTTAACACTGGTGTTTTCAATACCTTCACCTCTCACAATATTTAATGAGGTGTCAGATAATATATACCTAATTGCGTCTTCTTTAGTATTTCCGTAGGTAAAGCTTACTTCCATACATTTCCCATTAGCACCATTAGGCATTTCTTCATCTTTAAAGTTGCGATTCATACGTACCAAATAACCATCTTTATTAATTTTCAATTACCTTTCCTCCAGGTTTTTAATGACTATTACTTATATGTTTGAGAAGAGTATAAAATGCATAATTAACATATATGGACAAGTTTGGGGTTAGTAATTACCGCCCCCTTTTCCATAACAACCGACATCGAAAAAACTAAGTTTTTAAGCTTATTTACAAGAAAGCAGCCTTATATTATAAAAAAACAGCCCCCTAGTAAGGAAATGGTATATTTACAATATATTAATTCTTTGTTAGGGGGATTTTGTTATGATTTTAGAAAATAAGAAAATAAGCTGTGAGGATGTTAAAGCATATTGGTTAAGTCTTTTTAGAGAGTTTGACTCTATGGAAAAATTGGAGACCTTATTAAAGGACATGTCAGACATAGATTTAGGGAAGGCTGAGGAGTTTATAAGAAATTATAATGAGGAACCAAAAATAGAAGTGGATGAGCTTTTAGCTTTGGAGGATTCTAAGCTTTTAAAGGCTTTAGATTCAGAGCTTCAAGACACAGTTCCTTTTTACTATTTTCACAGACCTATTATAAATCTTTACATAGATAAGTTTTATAATCAGATAAAAAGCTTAGAGATTTTAGAAGATAGAGATTTGTTCCTTAAGAACATTACAGAGCTTGTGGCTACAGGCTTGTTTGAGTTCTCTCAAAGAACCTTGATTCTTGAGATTAACATAGCAAGAATGAGGAAGGACTTAAAGGGGGAAAGCAAGGAGGAAAGATATGATTACTTTGTTTATACCTTGCTAAACAACAAGAATTACCTAAGCCAGTTATATAAGGAGTATTTTCATTTGTATAACGTGATGGTTAACAGGGCAGAGCTTGCCTTTGACTTTATCTTAGATATGCTTAAGGAAACAGATAAGAACCTTTCTAGAATCAAAGAAGAAATCTTAAACACCAAGGAAGATATTAAGATTCAGCAAATAGAGTCTTCCTTAGGGGACAGTCATAACAATGGAAAAACCGTATCTATAATAAAATTCTCAAACGGTGAGAAGGTTGTTTTCAAGCCAAGGATTTTAGGGCTTGAGGAAGGTTTTAATAAGTTTTTAACTTGGATAAATAAAAATCACATAGATAATCATGAGAAGCTTTATATAATGAAGATTATAAATGGAGAAAAGTACGGCTGGACTGAGTTTATAAGCTATGATCAGTGTAATGACACTGAGGAAGTTAAGGATTTTTACTTTAATATAGGAAGGCTTTTAGGGATTCTTTACAGTTTAAATGCTAAGGACATTCATCATGAAAACATAATTGCCATGGGGAAACACCCTGTGATTATAGACCTTGAGGCACTTTTCCATTCTTCTGTGGTACTTATGGAACAAGAATTCTTTTGCTCTCATGAGGTGGCTTATGAGATTATAGATTCTTCAGTATATTCCATAGGATTTTTGCCTCAAAAAATCAGCGGTATTTCTGATGAAACAGAGCTTACAGTGGATGTTAGTGGTTTAAGTGCAGTGGAGGATCAGGTCTCACCTTTCAAGTTCTTGCAGCTTAAGAACTTTCACACTGATGAGCTTAAGCTTGAGGAAGGCTATGGAGTTATAACCGTTCAAAATAATAATCCAAAGATTAACGGAAAGCTTCAAAAGTCTGAGGATTATCTTGATTATATAAGACAGGGCTTCATTTCAATTTATAAGTTTATGCTAGAGAATAAAAATGAAGTTATAAGAGTTGTAGAAAATACTTTCAAAGGAAAGAAAAATAGATTTATTCTAAGACCTACTTATTTGTATGGCCAGCTTATAAAAACTAGCCATCATCCAGATTTCTTTAGGGATAAGATTCACAGAGAAATTCTTCTTCATAGGCTTGGAATAAATATAGAGAAGAAATTTAAGAAGATTGTGTCTTCAGAAATTCATGACATATTAATGGGGGATGTCCCTTATTTTTACTCATATATAGATTCTAATAGAATTCATAATTCAATGGATGAGGATATAAACCTAGAGCTTGATAAGAGCCCAATGGATAAGGTTTTATCAAAGATTTCACACTTTAGCAATAAGGATATGAATATGCAGCTTAACTTTATAGATATGTCCTTTATTGCAAAGAACACTAATAGTAACAAGGATTTGACTCCTATTAAATTCTCAGATAACACTGAGGCTGTGGATTTACCAAAGCAAAGATATTTAGAGCTTGCACAAACCATAGGGGATTATATTCTTGAGAGAAGCATTGTGGGAGAAAGCAAGGAAGGAAAGGACAGAACCTGGATAAGCACAGTTTTAGAAGGCAGGGAGGAAGGAACCTGGTCACTAAGTCCTGTGGGAGATAATTTATACGATGGAAATGTAGGTATAGCCTTATTTTTAGGGCAGTTAGGTTCTTTAGTTTTGGATTATAAATATATAAATACAGCCATGGAGGCTATGGAGTCTTCCATAAAGACCATAAAGAGATTAGATGGCAGCATACCATACTTAACAGGGCCTTTTAATGGGGCTACAGGCTGCTTTTATGCCTTGTCAAAGTTTTATAAGAACACAAGAGATAAGAGAGCTTTGGATGTAATTAAGGAAAATATCTCAATTCTTTATAAGTTAATAGATGGAGATAAATCTTTGGATGTTATTGGTGGAGCTGCAGGAGCCATTGGAGTGCTTTTAAGTATCTACAAGGATACTCAGGATGAGGATTTAAAACATACAGTTTTAGATCTTGCAATGGCAAATTATAAGCATTTAAAGAAAAATGCAGTAGAGTATTTTGGAGATTCTGTAGCCTGGGGTTCAGGTGGAATTTATGTACCTTCCACTGGTTTTGCTCATGGCAACGCTGGTATTGCAGCTTACCTTGGAAAGCTTTGGAGCATAACAAAGGATGAGGAGATAAAAGATTTAATTGTTAAGGCTCTAAACTATGAAAGACATTTATATTTGCCACAGCAGAAGAACTGGAAATCTTCACATACAAAGGACAGAGCAGCTCTTGCTTGGTGTCATGGTGCTCCTGGTATTTTACTAAGCAGACTAATGCTAAAGGAAGCTGGATATCACGATGATTATATAGATGAAGAAATTGAAAATGCTATGGACACTACCATAAACAAGTGCTTTGGAAACAACCCTTGTTACTGCCATGGAGATATAGGAAACCTATCAATTCTTCAATATGCAGCCAAGGTTTTAAAGGATGAAAACTTAAAAAATAGGTGTGAAAATACCTTTAAGGAAATGTTTGAATTGCTTATAAAGCCACGCTGGAACAAAGGTGTTTACTGTGGAACTGAAGCCATGGGACTTATGATTGGCCTTGCAGGCTTTGGCTACGCCTTAATAAATAAGTATGATGAAAATTTAGTACCACCAGTACTATGGTTTGAATAAAGAAAATATAGAAAAGTAAGATTTAAAAATACACATAGATTAGAAATTTAAAATAAAAAATAATGGAGGTTTTGAAAATGACAAAGGTTTTAGAATTAGAAAAAATATCGAAAGAATTTAATAACCAAAAGGCGTTAGATAAGGTATCTTTTACCCTTAACAAAGGAGAAATAGTGGGACTTGTTGGACCTAACGGTGCAGGAAAGACCACTCTTATGAGAATAATAGTAGGGCTTACAAAAAGGTATGAAGGAAAGGTTAGGTTTCAAGGAGAAAGATCCATTGGCTGTGTTATAGAAACACCAAGCTTCTATCCCTACATGACAGGCTTTGAAAACTTAAAGTATTTTGCAGAGCTTAATGGGGTTCGTGACAAACAAAAGGTGCTTAAAACTGCAGAACTTTTGGGCCTTTCAGATGCTTTAAAGAAGAAGGTTAAAGGATATTCTTTAGGAATGAGACAAAGACTTGGCATAGCTCAAGCCCTTCTTTCAGATCCAGAGCTTTTAATTTTAGATGAGCCTACCAACGGCCTTGACCCAACAGGTATTCATGAACTTCGTGAGTACATTAAAAACATAGCAAAGGAAAGAAACATAACAGTTTTAATCTCTAGCCACATCCTATCAGAGCTAGAGAAGCTTTGTAACAAAGCTATAATCATAAAAAATGGAGCCATAATAGACACCATTGATTTAACAAAGGATAAAGCTACAGCTGTAAGCGAAGTGGCTATAGAAGTTGAAGATACTCTTGAAACTTCAAAGGTACTTAGGAATAATAATATTACTGTAAAGAAGCTTGAAGACTCTAAGGTTTATGTGGATGCAGATAAGGATTTCATCCCAGTTATCATGGAACTTTTGGTTAAAAACCATATAAAGTTCTACAGCGTTAAAGAAGAAGTGAAGACACTAGAAGACACCTTCCTAGATTTAATGAACGAAAATAAAATAAGCTAAGGAATTTTTTATCCCCTATAAAAATCACCCAGAGCTTAGAAATGTGCTAGGCTCTGGGTGATTTATGTTTTAATCTATGGTTTATGAAACAATATTCCTTAACGTGGGATTTGTCGGTTTTGTTGGCTGCACCACTTTTAGAGAAGTTATTGAAAGTTGATAAAAGTGAAATTATTAAACAGCTGCGCCATGATGAATACAACTTAAAATCTATACTAGAGTTTTATAATGAAATTCTTGCTAAGAATATGTATGAATATAAACTTAATAATGGAT comes from the Clostridium sp. TW13 genome and includes:
- a CDS encoding type 2 lanthipeptide synthetase LanM family protein, producing the protein MILENKKISCEDVKAYWLSLFREFDSMEKLETLLKDMSDIDLGKAEEFIRNYNEEPKIEVDELLALEDSKLLKALDSELQDTVPFYYFHRPIINLYIDKFYNQIKSLEILEDRDLFLKNITELVATGLFEFSQRTLILEINIARMRKDLKGESKEERYDYFVYTLLNNKNYLSQLYKEYFHLYNVMVNRAELAFDFILDMLKETDKNLSRIKEEILNTKEDIKIQQIESSLGDSHNNGKTVSIIKFSNGEKVVFKPRILGLEEGFNKFLTWINKNHIDNHEKLYIMKIINGEKYGWTEFISYDQCNDTEEVKDFYFNIGRLLGILYSLNAKDIHHENIIAMGKHPVIIDLEALFHSSVVLMEQEFFCSHEVAYEIIDSSVYSIGFLPQKISGISDETELTVDVSGLSAVEDQVSPFKFLQLKNFHTDELKLEEGYGVITVQNNNPKINGKLQKSEDYLDYIRQGFISIYKFMLENKNEVIRVVENTFKGKKNRFILRPTYLYGQLIKTSHHPDFFRDKIHREILLHRLGINIEKKFKKIVSSEIHDILMGDVPYFYSYIDSNRIHNSMDEDINLELDKSPMDKVLSKISHFSNKDMNMQLNFIDMSFIAKNTNSNKDLTPIKFSDNTEAVDLPKQRYLELAQTIGDYILERSIVGESKEGKDRTWISTVLEGREEGTWSLSPVGDNLYDGNVGIALFLGQLGSLVLDYKYINTAMEAMESSIKTIKRLDGSIPYLTGPFNGATGCFYALSKFYKNTRDKRALDVIKENISILYKLIDGDKSLDVIGGAAGAIGVLLSIYKDTQDEDLKHTVLDLAMANYKHLKKNAVEYFGDSVAWGSGGIYVPSTGFAHGNAGIAAYLGKLWSITKDEEIKDLIVKALNYERHLYLPQQKNWKSSHTKDRAALAWCHGAPGILLSRLMLKEAGYHDDYIDEEIENAMDTTINKCFGNNPCYCHGDIGNLSILQYAAKVLKDENLKNRCENTFKEMFELLIKPRWNKGVYCGTEAMGLMIGLAGFGYALINKYDENLVPPVLWFE
- a CDS encoding ABC transporter ATP-binding protein, yielding MTKVLELEKISKEFNNQKALDKVSFTLNKGEIVGLVGPNGAGKTTLMRIIVGLTKRYEGKVRFQGERSIGCVIETPSFYPYMTGFENLKYFAELNGVRDKQKVLKTAELLGLSDALKKKVKGYSLGMRQRLGIAQALLSDPELLILDEPTNGLDPTGIHELREYIKNIAKERNITVLISSHILSELEKLCNKAIIIKNGAIIDTIDLTKDKATAVSEVAIEVEDTLETSKVLRNNNITVKKLEDSKVYVDADKDFIPVIMELLVKNHIKFYSVKEEVKTLEDTFLDLMNENKIS
- a CDS encoding PBECR4 domain-containing protein encodes the protein MLAAPLLEKLLKVDKSEIIKQLRHDEYNLKSILEFYNEILAKNMYEYKLNNGFELKIRFYTENLPHLLGIHKVVPDKYYKSYIREKMVMMEL